From the genome of Winogradskyella forsetii, one region includes:
- a CDS encoding formyl transferase has product MSKKIIMIAGDWNYPKMVYNSLIADFNIEHIIIDRGERTSTMLKRRVKRLGVVHVIGQLLFRIIAVTYINKTSKKRFQEILDANGISETNYPTEKTTEVTSINSEEGRKILKDLNPDIVVIVTTRILSKKTLESIHANFINIHAGITPFYRGLHGAYWSLINKDEEHCGVTVHLVDAGIDTGNILYQDTITDGITHRDNFMSYTYLQLAKALPLLKNAIRDIESNSLTSIANTKEAINNKLFYHPTLWFYLYNRWFRGIK; this is encoded by the coding sequence ATGAGCAAAAAGATAATAATGATCGCAGGTGATTGGAACTATCCAAAAATGGTTTACAATAGTTTGATAGCTGATTTTAATATTGAACATATAATTATTGACCGAGGCGAGCGCACGTCAACTATGTTAAAACGAAGAGTGAAAAGGCTAGGGGTTGTTCATGTTATTGGTCAATTGCTGTTTCGAATAATTGCCGTAACCTATATTAATAAAACTTCAAAAAAACGATTTCAAGAAATTCTTGACGCAAACGGTATCAGTGAAACTAATTATCCGACTGAAAAGACTACCGAAGTTACTTCCATCAATTCGGAAGAAGGACGGAAGATTTTAAAAGACCTCAATCCTGACATTGTTGTGATTGTTACTACTAGAATATTGTCAAAAAAGACATTAGAATCCATACATGCCAACTTCATCAATATACATGCTGGTATTACACCATTTTATAGAGGGTTGCACGGTGCCTACTGGTCCCTTATTAATAAGGATGAAGAACATTGTGGCGTAACCGTTCATTTGGTTGACGCAGGCATTGATACCGGGAATATTCTTTACCAAGATACCATAACCGATGGGATTACTCACAGGGATAATTTTATGAGTTATACTTACCTCCAATTAGCAAAAGCACTACCACTTCTAAAAAATGCTATTAGGGATATTGAGTCTAATTCTTTAACATCCATAGCTAATACTAAGGAAGCCATAAATAACAAATTGTTCTATCATCCGACGTTGTGGTTTTATCTTTATAACAGATGGTTTAGGGGAATCAAGTAA
- a CDS encoding MBOAT family O-acyltransferase: MLFNSLQFLIFLPIVYVLYWFVFKKNLKYQNILVIVASYIFYGWWDWRFLFLIAFSTLVDFYVGQRIYKHIDNKQKAKHWLWVSLFFNLGLLGFFKYYNFFIDSFIDSFSAFGYEMKSTWTLRIILPIGISFYTFQTMSYSFDIYYKKLKPTRNFISFTAFVAFFPQLVAGPIERASNLLNQINTRRVFKYEQASSGLKLILWGFFKKLVIADSLAPMVDDIFANYASYPASTLILGVCLFSFQVYGDFSGYTDIAIGTAKLFGIELMSNFKFPNFSRNIAEYWQRWHVSLSTWFRHYLYIPLGGSRVSKLKSIRNIIIIFLVSGLWHGANWTFVFWGAIHAVLYIPVFLLGRNRLYANNVIAENSWLPSLKEVLQVLLTFILVTFSRIFFRSPSISDAFDYISQIVNNFTYQAYVHPMGYRMLDFYVLIALFTFYEYLIRKDERHPFKFKSPIVRLLLYALIIISILLFYDDGVNRSFIYFQF, encoded by the coding sequence TTGCTGTTTAATTCACTTCAGTTTCTAATATTCTTACCAATAGTCTATGTGCTTTATTGGTTTGTATTTAAGAAAAATCTTAAATATCAGAATATATTGGTAATTGTTGCGAGTTATATATTTTATGGTTGGTGGGATTGGCGATTTTTATTCCTTATTGCGTTCAGTACTTTAGTTGATTTTTATGTCGGTCAGCGTATCTATAAACATATTGATAACAAACAAAAAGCGAAACATTGGTTGTGGGTTAGTCTGTTTTTTAATTTAGGCTTGTTGGGATTCTTTAAGTATTATAATTTCTTCATTGATTCCTTTATTGATTCGTTTAGTGCTTTTGGTTACGAGATGAAAAGTACTTGGACCTTGCGTATTATTTTACCTATTGGTATTTCTTTTTATACGTTTCAGACCATGTCCTATTCATTCGATATTTATTATAAAAAGCTAAAACCAACCCGAAATTTTATCTCCTTTACAGCATTCGTCGCTTTTTTTCCACAGTTGGTTGCTGGTCCAATAGAGCGTGCTTCAAACTTATTAAATCAAATAAATACCAGACGTGTTTTTAAATACGAACAAGCTTCAAGCGGCTTGAAATTGATTCTTTGGGGATTTTTTAAAAAGTTAGTCATTGCAGATTCGTTGGCACCTATGGTCGATGATATTTTTGCTAACTACGCATCCTATCCAGCTTCCACATTAATCTTGGGCGTGTGCTTGTTTAGTTTTCAAGTTTATGGCGATTTTAGTGGTTACACGGATATTGCCATTGGTACGGCTAAATTGTTTGGTATTGAATTGATGTCCAACTTCAAATTTCCTAATTTCTCAAGGAATATTGCTGAATATTGGCAACGTTGGCATGTGTCTTTATCAACTTGGTTTAGGCATTATTTATATATTCCGTTAGGTGGTTCTAGGGTTAGTAAACTCAAATCCATTAGGAATATTATCATCATATTTTTGGTCAGTGGTTTGTGGCATGGCGCCAACTGGACCTTTGTGTTTTGGGGCGCTATTCATGCCGTGCTTTATATTCCGGTGTTTTTATTGGGAAGAAATCGATTGTATGCCAATAATGTGATTGCTGAGAACAGTTGGTTGCCATCCCTAAAGGAAGTACTTCAAGTGTTACTGACTTTTATTTTGGTTACGTTTTCTAGAATATTCTTTAGGTCGCCATCCATAAGTGATGCCTTTGATTACATCAGCCAGATTGTTAACAATTTCACATATCAAGCTTACGTACATCCTATGGGTTACAGAATGCTGGATTTTTACGTGCTGATAGCATTATTTACGTTTTACGAATATCTAATTCGCAAAGATGAACGTCATCCATTCAAGTTTAAAAGTCCAATCGTTAGATTGCTATTATATGCTCTGATAATAATCAGTATATTACTGTTCTATGATGATGGCGTAAACAGATCATTCATTTATTTTCAATTTTAG
- a CDS encoding GNAT family N-acetyltransferase, whose product MKFNSSLVYVNVGETYTKGVGYNLNSGCDSDLNNKTVLVYDVPTYFELDTTQLGQKIKLLKSKQYPGFLIETSKYKSLNDYMLDNFNRNSRNKNNKYKRRLEDSFNISYKMFYGDISKSEYDFIFKAFKHLLEKRFADKQITNNNLDPKEWSFYYEVAFPLILEKKASLFVVYDNDKPIGVTLSYLSNNTLFDAITVFDIDYFKFHLGAVTIMKLIEWCIDNGMENLDFSKGYFEYKSRWCTKQYDFEYHIFYDSTSVTSKVLASTLKSKYDLKQKLREKKLNETLHKLTHRFTEKESEKTEKVTYQFSDINLSEKEEACTLVDFKSANNRALKLMIFEFLYLYQENYNHIQLFQLKNHKNSYLIKGHKKSISVTVKD is encoded by the coding sequence GTGAAATTTAATAGTAGCCTCGTTTATGTTAATGTAGGTGAGACCTATACTAAAGGTGTGGGTTATAACTTAAATTCAGGCTGCGATTCAGATTTGAACAATAAAACAGTTTTGGTTTATGATGTGCCCACTTATTTTGAGTTGGATACCACTCAACTAGGCCAGAAAATTAAACTCCTCAAGTCTAAGCAATATCCAGGATTTTTGATTGAAACCAGCAAGTATAAGAGTTTAAATGACTATATGCTCGATAATTTCAATAGGAATAGTAGGAATAAAAATAATAAGTACAAGAGACGATTGGAAGATTCATTTAACATTAGCTATAAAATGTTTTATGGAGATATTTCAAAGTCTGAATATGACTTCATTTTTAAAGCATTCAAGCATTTACTAGAAAAACGTTTTGCCGATAAACAAATTACCAATAATAATTTAGACCCCAAGGAATGGTCTTTTTATTATGAGGTGGCATTTCCATTGATTTTAGAAAAAAAGGCATCACTGTTTGTCGTTTATGATAATGATAAGCCCATTGGTGTGACCTTAAGTTACTTATCTAACAACACCCTTTTTGATGCCATCACAGTTTTTGATATCGATTATTTTAAGTTTCATTTAGGGGCAGTAACCATAATGAAATTAATAGAATGGTGTATAGATAATGGAATGGAAAACCTAGATTTCTCAAAAGGTTATTTTGAATATAAATCGCGATGGTGTACCAAACAATACGATTTTGAATATCATATTTTCTATGATAGCACGTCCGTAACATCTAAAGTTTTGGCATCTACGCTAAAAAGTAAATACGATTTAAAACAAAAGCTTAGAGAGAAAAAACTGAATGAAACATTACATAAGTTGACCCATAGGTTTACTGAAAAAGAATCTGAAAAAACAGAAAAGGTAACTTATCAATTTTCTGATATCAATTTAAGCGAAAAAGAAGAAGCCTGTACTTTAGTTGATTTTAAATCTGCCAACAACAGAGCTCTAAAATTAATGATTTTTGAATTCCTTTACCTTTATCAAGAAAACTATAATCATATTCAATTATTTCAACTCAAAAATCATAAGAATAGTTACCTAATTAAAGGGCATAAAAAATCTATTTCGGTTACAGTTAAAGACTGA